In Brassica napus cultivar Da-Ae unplaced genomic scaffold, Da-Ae ScsIHWf_528;HRSCAF=793, whole genome shotgun sequence, the genomic window tgaagatgacgcatttcagcttcagtatccctggaaattcgacttcaataatctccgtcaagatcccgtagaaatctgtttcccctttcacacatattccatagttactggtcgcccgctgtctaccatactcatatgtgtgaaaagtgtagcctcgtgtgaaatacatctgtgatgtggtgacctttacaagtggagattgaattacttcgtgtaaccacttaggataatctgcatcgtcgtcataatcaacctgcaaaaataaagagaacattaaaatacaaatcatgtatgaaaaaatagtttgagttataatacctgattccgcaaccacttaatgaagtgctgatctttccttttgtctacgtcacttgtggatataccaggaaatgtttcttcgacttgagaaacaaataggctgtaaaattaatcacatttcataggaatgaatctcttgcaattatataattaattatatgtgttttgaagtgtccatatatgttacctttcaaaataacgcatcaatggatcctcgcaattgagtagaatataggtgtgtgcactatgagcgtcttgttcactcgaccaccaaacctctttagacttcccaccgagtcgtccaatctggctaaagatgtctggaacaccagcaactgcatatgttggcgcaactccaccatcatcatatcttcttggagctcttctacgggtacgtacttttgacgcaaagtagtacgatgtgaagtgagaaacttcttccgtcaaacttccagcaattatagaaccttcaactttggcgaggttctttgcttttcccttcaaatatttcatggctcgctcatactgatacatccatccgtaatgtacaggtccacgaagcaatgcttcatatgggaggtggacagctagatgctccatgacgtcaaaaaatccaggaggaaatatcttctccaagttgcacaataagatgggaatgttctcctgaagctgttctacaacttcttctttaagagtgcgtgtgctcagatccctgaaaaatgctccaatgccttttatattccaaaaacaattaaacacattgttagtcgtatattattttgcaaactagaccgttataaaattattgtgatataaaacactacgaacctgcaagtgcttcatgtacgtttgttggaagtagctccgcaaatgcaaagggcagtagtcgttgcataaagacatgacaatcatgactcttcatcccagagaacttttgacccttttcaacacatctagagagatttgaaacatacccatcggggaacttcacttctgatgccacccagttgaacaacaccgactttttttctgaagacagtctgaatatcggaacgggaacttgtccattgcttttaatatgtaactcgcttcttgagcaaatatccggcaagtccaacctcgattttatgttgtcttttgtcttccctgggacattcaatattgtattcatgatgttctcaaagaaattcttctctatatgcatcacatcgaggttgtggcgcagaagaagatccttccaatatggcaactcccaaaatatactcttcttgtgccagttgtgatgaacaccgtaagaatcaggcatattacgagggacatgccaattaccaccccaacgaactgtttcgttagctccgtagtagtcgatttgtgcttcaatttgttctccagttagatatggtggagaagtgtctctcacaacccttttgtgcctaaacaaattcttgtttcttcggtaaggatggccaatgggaagaaatcgacgatgacaatcaaaccaacttgtcttcctaccattcttcagttgaaacgcatctgtcgttccattacaatatggacaagctaatctcccatgtgtagtccatccagacaacatcccatatgcaggaaagtcacttatggtccacaaaagcatagctcgcatcgtaaaattcgtcttcgttgaacagtcatacgtcctcacccctgttgaccacaaatccttcaactcttttatcagtggttgtaggaaaacatccagggacctttttggatggttcggaccaggtatcaatatcgtcaagaatagcaactcccgttgcatgcacatctccggtggcaggttgtatggcgtaagaaagactggccacaatgaatattgtctccctgacattccgaacggactaaatccatctgtgcataatccgagatacacattccggctattgctagcaaaatccggatgtactttgttgaaatgtttccaggctcttgcatctgatggatgagtcatctcaccatccgtctgagtatgctcggcatgccatctcatctttgcagcagtctgctctgattgatacaatcttttcaatctgtctgtaattggtaggtaccacatcctttggtacggtaccctattacgtccccgtccttgcggcttgaatcgtggcttcttgcagaatcgacatacttctagcttctcatcatctccccaatagatcatgcagttgtcgatgcagacatctatcatctccgaaggcaacccaagactataaactaatttctgaatctcataataagaatcagcagacacattgtcttccggcaaatactctttaaacaagtccgcccattcgttcatgcaactttcaggtagattgtgatcagttttaatattcatcattctagcagccaacgacaatttagagagaccttctctacaaccactgtaaagtggttgattcgccgcgtttaacattccgtaaaacttttttgcatctatattaggttcttcatcttcatcatgagctacgaatgcatcagctaccatatcatgaaccctatcataatctaccatctcctcctgatggtaactatgttcattatgcaaatgatgattaaccggttcttcctgaaaattgctattactactactagcttcattctgatcataattataaccttccccatgttgaaaccagatatagtaatttggcgtgaaacctctatttattaaatgcttccaaacattttcacggtttgccaatttcgaattgttgcatttccgacaaggacagaacatcttaccactttcttgggcgagcggtgttgaatctgcttggtgcataaatgtctccagccccgcaaggtattctttcgtcactctcccgttagcatctctatgcatatacatccaattccgcaactcgtaaatagtcccagagccagccatttttttttctttcacgttttttgttgttggtgtgtttaaaatgatgttccaacatccatatttatagaaaatttcgaatctggtagttgtaattttactatgaaattacgacgaaaattaattgtatggccaaaaaaaaacgtgagccacctaccaagttggtggattcaaaatttcctcgttaagtacacgtaaaatatttcgtcgtaaagcactcgcgaaatttacgtggcttttacgaggaaaaactatttcctcgtaaaagccacgttaatttacatcgtctttacgacgaatatttTTTGTCGTTagcttacgacgaaataacgatgcttttctttctcaacgtactttcctcgcaaaatcaacgtttttttacgaggattatttttcctcgttaaacttTCTCGTTAAAattacgttttcttgtagtgatcacataagtagttttaaaaaatatatataatggaaACAAAAAGTGGTCCACTGTAACAATTTCAGAACGATAGCTAGCATGTGGTTGGCGGTATATAACAAGTTTGTAATTTTGTAGATAATTTACTAAAGATTATCTATCAAGCATGAATCATAGTCCCTAGTCCCTGCATGGATTTACATTTATAGTTATCTGTTTTTCTAATCTATCTTCTCTAGTTAGTAAAATACCAAATGGTCAgcgaagaagcttgatttgaaaatCTATCTCTAGCTAACTGTAGTCAAATAACTTCTCTCTCAAAATCAAGATAACTTAACAAATATATGTATCACTAATTGATTGTATCTACATATCTGctcttttttttgaaagaagTTGATATATGTAATGTAACCCAACACATTGTATCTGGACAGGATGTATTTCAATTTTCAAATGCTTATTAGATCGATCAGCATCTTCAAGAAGAATTAACTGGTCCACATCTCTAGTTTATTCTCACTAACTCTTGCTTTGATTACCGAATATTACAAGATCTTAGAAGTTGCGtatttttatgttcatcttCCCATTTTAGTACATCTGTATAGACTAAGACGCTGGTTATTGGTGTTTCGTGTTTGATTTAGTTCATATTTCTTGATCATTCGTCTTTTCATTTAATGGCAATAGTGATTCGTTTTCTACAACCAATATTCGAGTCACATATAGTCAAAATAAATAGGTGAGAATGATTACACAACAGGGTTGCAGTCCTTGTGCTATAAACCCTTCATTATTCAGTTAATCTcacaaagaaataaataaatcaaaacatacaAAAGAAATTGCCCAAGTTAGAGAATAAAAGAAatgcaaaaagaaagaaaaaacactcAAAAAACTTCACCATGCCTTCTTAGTTCAAACACTATATAGTTACCTCATCATCCCAAACTCATGTCCTTGCGTCTGTGAACTCATATCTCAAGAAACCAACCCACATGTATTATTTGGTTAAAGACTGTTAGATAATAATAAATAGTAGTAGTCCTTCACTTAGAGATTGTTAGATAAGACTGAGATTGACGGGTTTGCCACGTCCCATGGTGAAGCCTCTTGTTCCATCAGGCATCCTTGGTCCCTTTGTTGCTGTTTTTGGAGACGAAGATCCGTGTAAACCTAGGCTCGGTGACATTGGGCCGAGGCTGAGTCCCATCCCGATCCCGAAGCTACGTTCTCCTCCTCCTACCACATAGCTTCTTGGAGACCGTCCTCTTCCTTTTCCTCTCCCTTTTCCCCACAGTCCTCCAAGAGTGTTCTCATCACCCTAACGTGCACACCaagaaatgtttttgttttcctttttaaataTGGAAAGGTTTAATTTGAAGGGATTAAGCAACACTAACCTCGTTATCAAGCTGATGCTCGGTTAAATGGAGACGTGGAGAGTCTTCTCCAGATTCATAAGGACTTTCATCATCTATGAGGATGCCATCAAAGTTTCTTCTGTGCTTGAGCACTGATTTGGGctgtaaaaatacaaattaatctCAGAGGGTTTTTGTAGTTTCGagaaatatatgttggttgttaAACATCGTAAGTGTGTAATGGATTTACCGAGCATCTAAGAAGCAGCCTCACACGAAGTCCTTTCCTCCAGTTTCTTTCATCGTTCAGCTTCTCCACCTGGTATGGACACATCTTAGAAACTAATGAGTTTTGGATCAAAGATGAACgtgtgaaagaaagaaaagattcaCTCACAGCTTTATCCGCGACAACAGTGTGGTCATACTCGATCAGTGCGTGAATCTTTGGATTAAAAACAATCTTTTAAGTCCATGAAAAGCTCAAGAAATAGAAGAAATTATTAGAAGCAAGTCTTGGTACTACTTACTTTGTTGCTCATCAAGAAATCTCCTTTTGGACGAGAGGAGTTTGATTCTGGAGGATGACAGATTCTAATCGCTTTAACGCTGAAACAAATTCATACTTGTTGTTTGGTTAGAAAAAAAGGCATGTTTAAGTGAAAGTATATGGAGTAGAATGTTTCTTACTTTCCAACAACTCCAAAGATCTTCTCAAGGTTCTGGTAGGAGTGATCATCTGGTAGATTCTCTGCAACAACGGTCCGGCCCTGAAGAGCAATAAACAGAAACAAGAAGTagttaatatgtatatatataatataatgaaGGGTTTCGTGGTGATTAGTTACCTGCAAATCCTCTCTGTCTCTATCAGTAAATGGAACTTTACGCTTAACTTTCTTGTTGTCTTCACTCACAACCTTCATTTTGTTGTTAAAAAATCTCTCAGTATATATACTCAAGATGTTATGATTAGCATGTTGGTATCTAGAAAGAAGCTTACAAGCTTAGAGGAGGAGCGTAGAGCCAATGAAACTAAGTGGTGGTTACTCGTTAAAGCCTTGATCTTCTTGGTCGAAGCAATGTAAGATATTGGCACTGGTTTTAAATAGAGAGACATATGAATGTAAAAACAAAACTAcgttttgaatatatatttaattacaagTTGTTTCAGAAAACTGAAG contains:
- the LOC125604362 gene encoding la-related protein 6C-like isoform X1, with amino-acid sequence MAQMHREDVESVTADKKVSDGGGGGGSSGAQASSFKFNAEAPEFVPQSRAAVATPQVSPISGYFYPCFHYSDGGGTAVGTQASDWFFVGGGDPAQHPHVHDPAAAYYVPSPAVQFPVNQNSSPSSSLLSDDLRLKIVKQVEYQFTDMSLLANESISKHMNKDPEGYVPISYIASTKKIKALTSNHHLVSLALRSSSKLVVSEDNKKVKRKVPFTDRDREDLQVTNHHETLHYIIYIHINYFLFLFIALQGRTVVAENLPDDHSYQNLEKIFGVVGNVKAIRICHPPESNSSRPKGDFLMSNKIHALIEYDHTVVADKAVEKLNDERNWRKGLRVRLLLRCSPKSVLKHRRNFDGILIDDESPYESGEDSPRLHLTEHQLDNEGDENTLGGLWGKGRGKGRGRSPRSYVVGGGERSFGIGMGLSLGPMSPSLGLHGSSSPKTATKGPRMPDGTRGFTMGRGKPVNLSLI
- the LOC125604362 gene encoding la-related protein 6C-like isoform X2, coding for MAQMHREDVESVTADKKVSDGGGGGGSSGAQASSFKFNAEAPEFVPQSRAAVATPQVSPISGYFYPCFHYSDGGGTAVGTQASDWFFVGGGDPAQHPHVHDPAAAYYVPSPAVQFPVNQNSSPSSSLLSDDLRLKIVKQVEYQFTDMSLLANESISKHMNKDPEGYVPISYIASTKKIKALTSNHHLVSLALRSSSKLVVSEDNKKVKRKVPFTDRDREDLQGRTVVAENLPDDHSYQNLEKIFGVVGNVKAIRICHPPESNSSRPKGDFLMSNKIHALIEYDHTVVADKAVEKLNDERNWRKGLRVRLLLRCSPKSVLKHRRNFDGILIDDESPYESGEDSPRLHLTEHQLDNEGDENTLGGLWGKGRGKGRGRSPRSYVVGGGERSFGIGMGLSLGPMSPSLGLHGSSSPKTATKGPRMPDGTRGFTMGRGKPVNLSLI